A DNA window from Thiopseudomonas alkaliphila contains the following coding sequences:
- a CDS encoding rod shape-determining protein codes for MFKKLRGLFSSDLSIDLGTANTLIYMRDKGIVLDEPSVVAIKTGRGNQKSVVAVGTDAKRMLGRTPGNITAIRPMKDGVIADFSVCGKMLEYFINKVHENSFLSPSPRVLICVPCKSTQVERRAIRDSARDAGARQVVLIEEPMAAAIGAGMPVDEARGSMVVDIGGGTTEIALLSLNGVVYAESVRVGGDRFDEAIITYVRRNYGSLIGEATAERIKQEIGSAFPSSEVLEFDVRGRNLAEGVPRSFTINSNEVLEALQDSLAQIVQAVKSALEQSPPELASDIAERGLVLTGGGALLKGIDQLLSQETGLPVIVAENPKNCVAIGGGIYLETMGKDLADLLAQDE; via the coding sequence ATGTTTAAAAAATTGCGTGGCTTGTTCTCCAGTGACTTGTCGATTGACTTGGGGACGGCTAACACCCTGATTTATATGCGCGATAAAGGTATCGTGCTCGATGAGCCGTCGGTGGTTGCGATTAAAACCGGCCGTGGTAATCAAAAAAGTGTCGTTGCGGTAGGTACTGATGCCAAGCGCATGCTGGGTCGTACCCCCGGTAATATTACGGCGATTCGCCCGATGAAAGATGGCGTGATTGCTGACTTTAGCGTGTGCGGTAAAATGCTTGAATACTTTATTAATAAAGTACATGAGAACAGTTTTCTATCGCCTAGCCCACGGGTATTGATTTGCGTACCTTGCAAATCCACTCAGGTGGAGCGTCGGGCAATTCGTGATTCAGCGCGCGATGCTGGCGCCCGCCAAGTCGTCTTAATTGAAGAGCCTATGGCGGCAGCCATTGGTGCTGGAATGCCGGTCGATGAAGCACGGGGCTCAATGGTGGTGGATATTGGTGGCGGTACCACTGAAATTGCGCTGCTATCGCTAAATGGTGTGGTGTACGCGGAGTCGGTGCGCGTTGGTGGCGATCGCTTTGATGAAGCGATTATTACCTATGTTCGTCGCAATTACGGAAGTTTAATTGGTGAGGCCACTGCTGAGCGAATTAAACAAGAAATTGGTTCGGCTTTTCCATCGAGCGAAGTGCTGGAGTTCGATGTGCGTGGCCGTAACTTGGCCGAAGGTGTGCCGCGCAGTTTTACCATTAACTCCAATGAAGTACTGGAAGCCTTACAAGATTCCTTAGCACAAATTGTGCAAGCGGTGAAAAGCGCTTTAGAGCAATCTCCCCCCGAATTGGCGTCAGATATTGCTGAGCGTGGCTTAGTGTTAACTGGCGGCGGTGCTTTGTTAAAAGGTATTGATCAGTTACTCTCCCAAGAAACGGGACTGCCGGTAATTGTCGCCGAAAACCCGAAAAACTGCGTGGCGATTGGTGGCGGCATTTATTTAGAAACTATGGGTAAAGATCTTGCTGA